The Camelus dromedarius isolate mCamDro1 chromosome 23, mCamDro1.pat, whole genome shotgun sequence nucleotide sequence gaagaacaaaaggaaaatattttagggaaaggaaaatgaatataaatagaGTGAAATTTCAGAAGATTACTGAATTTGTCTTTATGATTCTGGAAGCCTTTAGGGAAAAGGtagttttttcacttttattttgaaataagttcaAACTTACAGAGAAGTTACAAGAATAATACTGAACTCTCATATACACTTCATACAGAAtcattattttttactatttctccacatgctttaGCATTCtctatacacacaaacacagtttttttttttgctgaaccaTCTGAAAGTAGGATTTTAAATACATCATATTACTTTATCCCTTAATGCTGTAGTTTGTACTTCCTGAAAACAAGGATATTAACCTCTGTAACCACTATACATTTATCAAATTCGGGAAACTTTGTAACTTTAATCTACAGTCTAGATTCAGTTGTTAATTATTCCTCAAAAGACGAGTTTTAAGAAGAGTCATATAACAACATTTGTAATTTAAACTGAAAGTTTTATGAAGTAAGCTACAGAAGATTTCAGAAGTTTACTAACTTGATTAAAATACAGTAGTTAAGTGAACTCACTTCTGACTTTCTAAGGGCCCAGGTTACCTGTACAGGTGTGACTTATGACTCTCCAGTAGTTAAGCCTTGCCTTGGAGAGCCCATTTCGTTTAGGTGCCTTTCGAAGGACAGTGTGTATTCTGGATCCAGGGATTGTGAATTTCCTTGAGCTCCTATGTAAAGTACACTTGTCGCTGCCTGGTCTTCACAGCTGAAGTTAAACGATGTTCTTTGGAACTGGCTTCCCGCCAGCCAGGCCAGTAGGGGAGGGGCTGCTCCGGTAATTAGATCTGGCTGGGTCCGCCTGACACGTGGCGTGATGCTCTAGAGGCCCCGCCTCCGAATCCCTGCACTCAGCCTGGACTGCCTGCAGCGGAGGTGTGATCAGCCCGAGGCTCCCGCTTCCTGCTCGCGCACTGGCCGCCGGCACCCCCGGGACGTCATTCCGGCCTGGCGGGGCTTGGGCTGTTGGGAGTTGGCGGTGGCGGCGGAAGCCCTGACCAGCCAGCCAAGGAGCGGGGGAAACCCAGGCTGTGTCCGCCCCAACACTCGACGCCACTGGAGGTCATGGCTTCTCCGCTGAAGCTAGAGCAGGACGTGCAGGGGAAAGTAGATTCATTTCGGGCCCGCATCGCCCAGGAGGCCGAGGATCTGGTGTCCACCTTCTTCCCGCAGAAGCTGTCGGAGCTGGATAGTCGGGTCCAGGAGCTCCGCCTGCAAGACTTATCCAAAATCCGTTCAGTGCCAGCCCCAGAAACCCCGGTTGCCCCAGGCACTGCGGGCGATGGGCCCAAACGGGATCTGCCGCCTCCGCAGACCCAGTCCTCGAACAAAGTAGTAGCACTGCCAGGTGGCGAAGGACAGCTTCTGCGGAGCAACCAGCATCTGGTGGAGCTGATTGAGCGGGTAAAACCCGAGATCGAGCTGCTGAGAGAGAAATGCAATACGGTGCGAATGTGGGTGCAGCTGCTCATCCCGAAGGTGGAGGACGGCAACAATTTCGGAGTGTCTATCCAGGAAGACACCGTGGACCAGCTATGGACCGTGGAGAGCACAGCAGCATCCTATCTCCGCCGCTTCTCCACCTATTACAACACCCGGGCCAAGTTGGTATCCAAGATAGTGAAATACCCCCAGGTGGAAGATTATCGCCGCACTGTAGCTGAGGTTGACGAAAACGAGTACCTGAGTGTGCGCCAGATCCTGCTGCATGTTCGGAACCAGTATGCCACCTTGCATGATGTAATCCTCAAAAACATAGAGAAGATCAAGACCCCTCGGAGCACCAACACTGAAAATCTATACTGAGGACCTTTCTTCACCCTACTTTTCTTCAGGAGTTGGCTGAGCTGTTCAGCAGCTAGAAGGCTGGTTATTTATGACTTTACAGGTGATAAAACGACTGGAAATGTGCGTTACTCTTTAGTGACAATTTCGTACAGTTTATCCTCATACTGAATCCTCTTTAGGTGtaacttttatttgatttttctttctgagagaCAATGAGGAGAAACCATCTGGTAGAAGGTGGTAAGGTTGGCCAAGGAGAAAGgactgtcatttttaaaagcagctttgtAAAAGATGAATGTTGgccaaggtttcttttttttatggcattGGTGACATTGGTTTCAGGGGTCACTAAAGAAACCTTAAGTTTAAAAGAACGTTAAATGAAGCTTTTCCTAAGGTTCTGCTCTGTTACTTTGTTCAAACCTCAGAAATGCTCCTTTTGCACACCATCATTTGTCTTTTGCAAAAGCAAAGGAGTTTAAAGGGATGTGTTTAGGTCTTTGTATGATTCCAGTTTAGCAGATTGAAATAAAACttggttttaacattttttgatggTGTAAGTGTGCTTATCTGAACTTTAATTTTCAGCTGTATAGTCTTCCTCCTCTTTAGTTGGACTCCTACTcctgatatttttttctctgatgtgTAAGAAAAATGAGCCTTTAAAGAGTAATAGATCTTAGTTGTTCTAGAGAAATGGGCATCAATACTTCCCTTAGAAGGAAGAGAAATCTTTGAAAATGGCTTCCTTGCCCATCATTCTACCTTCTCAGcatcttccattttccttttacACACAATTTAGAATGTCTTCTATGTATCCATTGCTTTTAAGTCCCTGCTAAGTCCTTTAAGCTTTATGTCacgtttttttccccctcagctgatttccatctcccttccccttttgtcTCTTAAGATATTTCTTATAGGCTCTCATAAGAGTTTTCCTTTCACACTACATGGGCCATTTATTAAAATCTAAAGACTCTAAAATGTTATTGGGGTTTTTCCTCCTGCTTGCTTTTGCTGTTTGGTTGAGGGGAAAGTATTGTTGTCTTCTGTACTGTTGTAATATTTTAAGTCCATCATTTCCAGATTTTGTTTGCAGGTAAGATAAATTATTGCACCCCAAGTCACTTTATGCATCAGAGAGAATTTCTTGTGATGTGATATGATGGAATCCTTCCTCCATAATGGTTTTTGTTCagaattttatcttttctgatgatgatgatatttgaGCCAGCTGAactatatttattgaaaacatttttttcagtattagTATTATTTAAGGGCCTTCATCACTCAAAAACACCACCTGTGGAAATTATACAATAGACACTTGGAAAAGTGTGAGTGTAAGTTATTTTTTATGCCTTTTTATATGTAGGAATTAGATTGTTCCTGTACAATTGACAGCTTCATCTCTTTTTTCCATTCAACTAACTGGGCCCTGAATCctaataatatttttgagattattCATGCAAAAGTTATGACCTtaatcttttaatgtattttatagaaGTACTTTCATGcaataaattatttctcaaatgaGTTTTTGGTAGGGAAATTATGAgggattaaattaattttttgtgagaAATGAGGATGTATTTCCCTGTGAAATTTCTTTTCCATGTAAGACCCTCTGAAACTAGGTAATCATGCAAGAGTCAGTCTAGAATCTATTATTAAAACTAATTTGTAATtctacctttttttcctttttgcacaGTGTCTTTATAAGAATATATTCCTTACTGCAAAGGAAATTACCTTCAGATCTTGTTTTAGACAAGGTCAAACATGATTATTTTATCTATTCGTTTAATTGAGCCTAATCATCCTTCTCCCCCTACTTAGTGAGTGAAATCACTTTTGAATGAGACGTTTTATTTAGGAGTTTCTCTTCAACAATGTGTTTGGTTGCCAGGGGTGAAAACCAGTATGAATCTTTATTGTACAGACTTGACTGTAAAAGCTGctatgaaaacattttctatttaacGGCAGAAATTGTTTAAGATAAAAAGCAGGGATGTTTTCttttgccccccccccttttttttttcaagaaatcttTCTTAGTTTGAATTACACCACATTACCAGTgggtggtttttgttttcctaaggTGGGTTAGTGATGCCTGTTACGTTTTTTCTGAGGTGGTGTCAGTGTCTGTCCAGAAAGTGCCTAATGATTTTTggcatttcttttgctttttcattttccttatctgtttcACCTGAAGGAGTAAACCGACTATTTCTCCATGAGTAAAGTGAATTAGAGACATAAAATTCTGTTTcagtcaccttttaaaaaaatttttactcttaGTTATAGAACATAACCTTATA carries:
- the LOC116148094 gene encoding proteasome activator complex subunit 3-like codes for the protein MASPLKLEQDVQGKVDSFRARIAQEAEDLVSTFFPQKLSELDSRVQELRLQDLSKIRSVPAPETPVAPGTAGDGPKRDLPPPQTQSSNKVVALPGGEGQLLRSNQHLVELIERVKPEIELLREKCNTVRMWVQLLIPKVEDGNNFGVSIQEDTVDQLWTVESTAASYLRRFSTYYNTRAKLVSKIVKYPQVEDYRRTVAEVDENEYLSVRQILLHVRNQYATLHDVILKNIEKIKTPRSTNTENLY